A genomic stretch from Bradyrhizobium quebecense includes:
- a CDS encoding efflux RND transporter permease subunit → MIKSLLQFGLTRSAVIVLGLAVFCAAGFAAFTKLNIEAYPNPAPVILEITAQAAGLSAEEMEKYYTIPMEVGLYSTPGVVNIRSTSFYGLSFVRVTFKYGVDYYFALSQATNNLTQNVQLPGNQIPQIQQSSLVGEIYRYQLVGPPNFGLTNLRTLQDYVIARRLMTLPGVVQINAWGGTTKQFNVDADLAKLEAYNITVPQLISALGNANINVGGREIAIGQQSVNIRGIGLINSGGDDDITKGYRVRDVENVVLTQSNGLPIQIKDVAKVSVGYVPRLGIAGKDRNDDVAAAIVVMGRTQHTNDIVPKVEEEVAKINSDGTLPAGVKVVPYYDRTSLVSVTTHTVLHNLMFGCLLVFVIQWVFLGDLRSALIVSANIPFALFFAIIILVLQGEDANLLSLGAVDFGIIVDSAVIMMENIFRNFQSSPENRLRVLHNLAEGYWGGDPTTRNGQPAPGWTERLRMIFVSALQVDKAVFFTAAITVTAFVPLFTMQGVEGQIFGPMARTYGYALAGALLATFTVTPVLASLLLPRHIEETETIIVRSLRKAYTPVLRWSLTHLRVAVAAGIIFLGLSGLAASRLGSEFLPALEEGNFWIRASMPPTMSLDAGTEPTRKMREILLRHPEIITVVSQHGRPDNGSDASPFSNVELFAPIKPFDQWPPGLTKEKLTEELQREFDEELPGVTFNFSQYIQDNVEEALSGVKGANSVKIIGPNLAVLEQLATKVAQEMAKIRGVADLGIFHLVGQPNLNIKVNREKAARYGLNTGDVTTVVQAALGGTSATTVLEGDRQFGVVVRLDPKFRQSIDEVREIKVAYQTPSGTNAYIPLSELADISLDTGASFIYRERSQRYIPIKFSVRGRDLGSTVAEAQTRVAEAVQLPTGYRMIWSGEFDNLEAAKARLMIVVPVTLLLIFVLLYSLFNSLRDSLLALAGIPFAVGGGLIALYLAGLDFSISAAIGFISLFGVAVMDGILNITYFRELRASGMSIAEAVFNSAEQRMRPMLMTALSAGVGLFPAALSHGIGSQVQRPLATVVVGGMFIGPLLLLIVAPALRKIFLSREPVASPDQAATTAPPEAAHEGGA, encoded by the coding sequence TTGATCAAGAGCCTCCTTCAATTCGGCCTGACCCGAAGCGCCGTCATCGTGCTCGGCCTCGCCGTGTTCTGCGCCGCCGGATTCGCCGCGTTCACCAAGCTGAACATCGAAGCCTATCCGAACCCGGCGCCCGTCATCCTCGAGATCACGGCGCAGGCCGCCGGCCTCTCCGCCGAGGAGATGGAGAAGTACTATACGATCCCGATGGAGGTCGGGCTGTACTCGACGCCGGGCGTGGTCAACATCCGCTCGACCTCGTTCTACGGCCTGTCGTTCGTGCGGGTCACCTTCAAATACGGCGTCGACTATTACTTCGCGCTCTCGCAGGCCACCAACAACCTGACGCAGAACGTCCAGCTTCCCGGCAATCAGATCCCGCAGATCCAGCAGTCCAGCCTGGTCGGCGAGATCTATCGCTACCAGCTCGTCGGTCCGCCGAATTTCGGCCTGACCAATCTCAGGACGTTGCAGGATTACGTCATCGCCCGCCGGCTGATGACGCTTCCAGGCGTGGTGCAGATCAATGCCTGGGGCGGCACCACCAAGCAGTTCAACGTCGACGCCGATCTCGCCAAGCTCGAAGCCTATAACATCACCGTGCCGCAGCTGATCAGCGCGCTGGGCAACGCGAACATCAATGTCGGTGGCCGCGAAATCGCGATCGGCCAGCAATCCGTCAACATCCGCGGCATCGGCCTGATCAACTCAGGTGGCGATGACGATATCACCAAGGGCTACAGGGTCCGGGACGTCGAGAACGTCGTCCTGACCCAATCCAACGGACTGCCGATCCAGATCAAGGACGTCGCCAAGGTCTCGGTCGGCTATGTGCCGCGGCTCGGCATCGCCGGAAAGGACAGGAACGACGACGTCGCCGCGGCGATCGTCGTGATGGGACGCACGCAGCACACCAACGACATCGTGCCGAAGGTCGAGGAGGAAGTCGCCAAGATCAACAGCGACGGCACCCTGCCCGCCGGCGTCAAGGTGGTCCCCTATTACGACCGCACCTCGCTGGTCAGCGTCACGACCCACACCGTGCTGCACAATTTGATGTTCGGCTGCCTGCTGGTGTTCGTGATCCAGTGGGTCTTCCTGGGCGATCTGCGCAGCGCGCTGATCGTCAGCGCCAACATCCCGTTCGCTCTGTTCTTCGCGATCATCATCCTGGTGCTGCAGGGCGAGGACGCCAACCTGCTGTCGCTCGGCGCCGTCGACTTCGGGATCATCGTCGATTCCGCCGTCATCATGATGGAGAACATCTTCCGCAACTTCCAGTCCAGCCCGGAGAACCGGCTGCGCGTGCTGCACAACCTCGCCGAGGGATACTGGGGTGGCGATCCCACGACGCGAAACGGCCAGCCTGCGCCGGGCTGGACCGAGCGGCTGCGCATGATCTTCGTCAGCGCATTGCAGGTCGACAAGGCGGTGTTCTTCACCGCGGCCATCACGGTCACCGCGTTCGTGCCGCTGTTCACCATGCAGGGCGTCGAAGGTCAGATCTTCGGACCGATGGCGCGAACCTACGGCTACGCGCTCGCCGGCGCGCTGCTGGCGACATTCACCGTGACGCCGGTGCTGGCGTCGCTGCTGCTGCCGCGGCATATCGAGGAAACCGAAACCATCATCGTGCGCTCGCTGCGCAAGGCCTACACGCCGGTGCTGCGCTGGTCGCTGACGCATCTGCGGGTCGCGGTCGCAGCCGGCATCATTTTCCTTGGACTGAGCGGCCTTGCTGCGAGCCGGCTCGGCAGCGAATTCCTGCCCGCGCTCGAGGAAGGCAATTTCTGGATCCGTGCCTCGATGCCGCCGACCATGTCGCTCGACGCCGGCACCGAACCGACCCGCAAGATGCGCGAGATCCTGTTGCGTCACCCCGAGATCATCACGGTGGTGTCGCAGCATGGCCGCCCCGACAATGGCAGCGATGCCTCTCCATTCTCGAACGTCGAGCTGTTCGCGCCGATCAAGCCGTTCGACCAGTGGCCACCCGGCCTGACCAAGGAGAAGCTGACCGAGGAGCTGCAGCGGGAGTTCGACGAGGAACTACCCGGCGTCACCTTCAACTTCTCGCAATACATCCAGGACAACGTCGAGGAGGCGCTGTCGGGCGTCAAGGGCGCGAACTCGGTCAAGATCATCGGTCCCAACCTCGCCGTGCTCGAACAGCTCGCGACCAAGGTCGCGCAGGAGATGGCCAAGATCCGCGGCGTCGCCGATCTCGGCATCTTCCATCTGGTCGGGCAGCCCAACCTCAATATCAAGGTGAACCGCGAGAAGGCTGCGCGCTACGGTCTCAATACCGGCGACGTGACGACCGTCGTCCAGGCCGCGCTCGGCGGTACCAGCGCGACGACGGTGCTGGAGGGCGACCGGCAGTTCGGCGTGGTGGTGCGGCTCGATCCCAAGTTCCGCCAGAGCATCGACGAGGTGCGCGAGATCAAGGTGGCCTACCAGACGCCATCCGGCACCAACGCCTACATCCCCTTGAGCGAGCTTGCCGACATCTCGCTCGATACCGGTGCGTCGTTCATCTACCGCGAGCGCAGCCAGCGCTACATCCCGATCAAGTTCAGCGTGCGCGGCCGCGATCTCGGCAGCACGGTGGCGGAAGCGCAGACGCGCGTCGCCGAGGCCGTGCAGCTTCCGACCGGTTACCGGATGATCTGGTCCGGCGAATTCGACAATCTCGAAGCCGCCAAGGCGCGCCTGATGATCGTGGTGCCGGTGACGCTGCTGCTGATCTTCGTGCTGCTCTACAGCCTGTTCAACTCGCTCCGCGACAGCCTGCTGGCGCTGGCCGGTATACCGTTCGCGGTCGGCGGCGGCCTGATCGCGCTGTATCTCGCCGGGCTCGATTTCTCGATCTCGGCCGCGATCGGCTTCATCTCGCTGTTCGGCGTCGCGGTCATGGACGGCATCCTCAACATCACCTATTTCCGCGAATTGCGGGCTTCGGGCATGAGCATCGCGGAGGCGGTGTTCAACAGCGCCGAGCAGCGCATGCGGCCGATGCTGATGACCGCGCTGTCCGCGGGCGTCGGCCTGTTCCCGGCGGCGCTGTCGCATGGCATCGGCAGCCAGGTGCAGCGGCCGCTCGCGACCGTGGTGGTCGGCGGCATGTTCATCGGCCCGTTGCTGCTGCTGATCGTAGCGCCTGCGCTGCGCAAGATCTTCCTGTCGCGCGAGCCTGTCGCCTCTCCCGACCAGGCGGCTACCACGGCGCCGCCCGAAGCGGCGCATGAAGGGGGCGCCTGA
- a CDS encoding efflux RND transporter periplasmic adaptor subunit, with translation MKYMGFAAMPVLAALLAGAWLTTRADGVLNAKAAQETAPQDVNVEQQYVALSDKQAASLKTIAAEQRSFRTLKNAVGSIDFNQNMLVQAFTPNPGRIVDTPLNVGDEVAKGDRLFTIDSPDLLQAESSLLAAAGVLELQTRTLARVRQLLKTGGGAQKDVDQATSDQQTAEGNYKAGRDAVRIFGKTDAEIDRIVADRKVDSILVVPSPISGRIIARNAAPGLFVQPGNAPAPYSLADISTMWMVANVIETDAPAYRIGQPVEVRVPAYPNEVFRGRVTTLGLNIDPNSHRQLVRSVIDDPQHKLRAGMLASFTIETEPPKLSVSVPLDAIVREGDGTMTVWVTTDGRKFDRRTVTIGMEQDGWRQILSGLAAGEQVASTGAIFLSNKFANAATG, from the coding sequence ATGAAGTATATGGGCTTTGCGGCGATGCCGGTGCTGGCGGCGCTTCTCGCCGGCGCGTGGCTCACGACGCGCGCCGATGGTGTGCTGAACGCCAAGGCCGCCCAGGAGACCGCGCCGCAGGATGTCAATGTCGAGCAGCAATACGTCGCCCTGAGCGACAAGCAGGCGGCTTCCTTGAAGACCATCGCCGCGGAGCAGCGTTCGTTCCGGACCCTGAAGAACGCCGTCGGCTCGATCGACTTCAATCAGAACATGCTGGTGCAGGCGTTTACCCCAAATCCCGGCAGGATCGTCGACACGCCCCTCAATGTCGGTGACGAGGTTGCCAAGGGCGACAGGCTGTTCACGATCGACAGCCCCGATCTGCTGCAGGCCGAGTCGTCGCTGCTCGCCGCGGCCGGCGTGCTCGAACTGCAGACCAGGACGCTGGCCCGGGTCAGGCAGCTGCTGAAGACCGGCGGCGGCGCGCAAAAGGACGTCGATCAGGCGACGTCGGATCAGCAGACCGCCGAGGGCAACTACAAGGCCGGGCGCGACGCGGTGCGCATCTTCGGCAAGACCGATGCCGAAATCGACCGCATCGTCGCCGACCGCAAGGTCGATTCCATTCTGGTGGTGCCGAGCCCGATCTCCGGCCGGATCATTGCGCGCAATGCCGCGCCGGGTCTCTTTGTGCAGCCCGGCAATGCGCCGGCGCCCTATTCGCTGGCCGACATCTCGACGATGTGGATGGTCGCCAATGTGATCGAGACCGATGCCCCCGCCTACCGGATCGGCCAGCCGGTCGAGGTGCGGGTGCCGGCCTATCCGAACGAGGTGTTTCGCGGTCGCGTGACGACGCTTGGCCTCAACATCGATCCGAACTCGCACCGCCAGCTGGTGCGTTCGGTGATCGATGATCCCCAGCACAAGCTGCGCGCCGGCATGCTGGCGAGCTTCACGATCGAAACCGAGCCGCCAAAGCTGTCGGTGAGCGTTCCGCTGGACGCCATCGTGCGCGAGGGCGACGGCACGATGACGGTGTGGGTCACGACCGACGGCCGCAAGTTCGACCGCCGCACGGTGACGATCGGAATGGAGCAGGACGGCTGGCGGCAGATCCTCAGCGGCCTCGCAGCCGGCGAGCAGGTCGCTTCCACCGGCGCGATCTTCCTCAGCAACAAGTTCGCCAACGCGGCCACTGGCTAG